One genomic region from Nostoc sp. C052 encodes:
- a CDS encoding caspase family protein: MSRDALVVGINQYNFSGLSTLRSPALDAEMIAKRLSEAGNFHVKRLPQFLDPFEDNAPRISPKQEVKLADLKDALEELFYPEGQSIPDSALFYFSGHGLRTGRRIKEGFLATSDTNPDAGNWGLSLKWLRELLKESPVRQQIIWLDCCFSGELLNFTEADPGERGNTRDRCFIAASREFEPAYENVGGVSSVLTNAILRGFNLANVSNQWVTNETLVAFLREELKTASQKFISNNLGCINIICKTEITNKQDIQAAAPTANQRNKTAKLAEQLRAWFTALRYDFEQYEINNETYFEWIINIINPIGRKRYNRILVRGITGEAEMKDVAALRKSVNSQRTDIGWLITNRRVSRAAKDEVSKQENQELFCYTLDELLDRDADFSGYLNWLEDEIKQRGIDRTYVPLTCTKEEFDPISKQKMGISCYGETDGWIDGYVDRWLDDPAKEHLSILGEFGTGKTWFGLHYAWTALQRYRDAQRRGVERPRLPLVIPLRDYAKAVSVESLFSEFFFRKHEIPLPGYSAFEQLNRMGKVLLIFDGFDEMAARVNRQQMINNFWELAKVVVPGAKVILTCRTEHFPEAKQGRALLSAELQASTINLPLETPRFEVLELEKFDDEQIRQVLAFRTEPETVKRVMNNSTLRDLARRPVMTELIIEALPEIEAGKPVDISRVYLYAVRHKMERDIKAERTFTSLADKLYFLCELSWEMLSTDKMSMNYKEFPDRIRSLFGFVVQEEKNLDYWHYDMMGQTMLIRNAEGDYSPAHRSLLEFFAAYKLVAELGVLASDFTEIAQTQSCLDNTLLARDYTWSEYFHRLCKEDGQPLAIAPLKSFTNASLERLYNYLGKAPLAKATLDLAMPMLDKQLFQQQLLSLIHLTRGKTQAKVGCTGGNLAKLLLEANPYGLEKCDLCDTVITDVNFANASLRWINLMGADLTNSLFSPVLGTVWSIAFSPDGKKLVIGDGKGTVQVWETSSGKLLLFLQGHEFSVMSVAFSPDGQFIISGSLDQTLRLWDLNGNLIGQPFIGHDDLVISVTFSSDGQFIASSSQDKTIRLWNLNGSLISQPFIGHEDAVNSVAFSPDSQYIISGSDDKTLRLWDLNGNLIGQPFIGHENAIYSVKFSPNGQCIISGSGDGTLRLWDINGQSIGQPFIGHEKGVYSVAFSPNGKLIASVSNDKTARLWDLNGNPVGQPFIGHEEILRTVTFSPDGQNIVTGGWDNTVRLWDLDGNSLGQSFVGYDLIVWEVGFSPNGQRIVAGSKDKTVRLWDLNGNPVGQPFIGHENVVRSVVFSPNGQLIVSGSDDKTLRLWDLNGTLIGQPFVGHEDVVRSVAFSPNGQLIVSGSWDKTVRLWDLNGTLIGQPFVGHNSAILSVAFSPDGQRIVTSSADTTIRLWDVNGSPIAQPFMGHRREVYSVAFSPCGRQIVSGSWDKTVRLWDVNGNPIGQPFIGHDREVYSVAFSPCGRQIVSGSWDKTVRLWDVNGNPIGQPFIGHQERVISVGFSPDGQHIVSSSNDETIRIWEVKTGKCLQVINYKLCAGLNITGVTGLTSAQRVALKLMGAIDNS; the protein is encoded by the coding sequence ACTTTCATGTCAAACGATTGCCGCAATTCCTAGATCCGTTTGAAGATAATGCACCACGAATCTCACCAAAACAGGAAGTCAAGCTGGCAGATTTAAAGGATGCTTTAGAAGAATTATTTTATCCCGAAGGTCAGAGCATTCCTGATTCAGCCCTGTTTTATTTTTCTGGGCATGGTCTTCGCACAGGTCGGCGAATTAAAGAAGGTTTTCTAGCTACCAGTGATACTAATCCTGATGCCGGAAACTGGGGACTAAGCTTAAAGTGGTTACGCGAGTTATTAAAAGAAAGCCCAGTAAGACAGCAAATTATTTGGTTAGACTGTTGTTTTAGTGGTGAACTCCTCAATTTTACCGAAGCTGATCCAGGTGAACGTGGCAATACACGCGATCGCTGTTTCATTGCTGCTTCCAGAGAATTTGAGCCAGCCTATGAAAACGTGGGTGGAGTAAGTAGTGTATTAACTAACGCAATTTTGCGAGGATTTAACTTGGCTAATGTATCTAACCAATGGGTTACGAACGAAACATTAGTGGCATTCTTGCGAGAAGAATTAAAAACCGCATCCCAAAAATTCATCTCTAATAACTTGGGGTGTATTAATATCATTTGCAAAACAGAAATAACCAATAAACAAGATATTCAAGCTGCTGCACCAACTGCCAATCAACGAAATAAAACAGCTAAATTAGCAGAACAGTTACGAGCTTGGTTTACTGCTTTACGCTATGACTTTGAACAGTATGAAATTAACAACGAAACTTATTTTGAGTGGATTATTAATATTATTAATCCCATAGGACGCAAGCGTTATAACCGAATTTTGGTACGCGGCATCACAGGAGAAGCTGAAATGAAAGATGTTGCCGCCTTGCGAAAGTCAGTCAATTCTCAAAGAACAGATATAGGTTGGCTCATTACAAACCGCCGTGTTAGTCGAGCTGCTAAAGATGAAGTGAGCAAGCAGGAAAACCAGGAATTGTTTTGCTATACCCTTGATGAGTTGCTGGATCGAGATGCCGATTTTAGCGGCTATCTCAACTGGCTGGAAGATGAAATTAAGCAACGAGGAATTGACCGCACCTATGTACCCTTAACTTGTACCAAAGAGGAATTTGATCCCATCTCAAAGCAGAAAATGGGCATTAGCTGTTATGGTGAGACTGATGGTTGGATTGATGGTTATGTTGATCGCTGGCTTGATGATCCTGCTAAAGAACACCTGTCCATTCTTGGTGAATTTGGTACTGGTAAAACTTGGTTTGGATTGCATTATGCCTGGACTGCTCTGCAACGCTATCGTGATGCTCAACGCCGGGGAGTAGAACGTCCACGTTTGCCGTTAGTTATTCCTTTACGGGATTATGCAAAAGCAGTCAGTGTAGAATCGCTATTTTCGGAGTTCTTTTTTCGTAAGCATGAAATTCCACTGCCTGGTTATTCTGCTTTTGAACAACTCAACCGCATGGGTAAAGTGCTGTTGATTTTCGATGGTTTTGATGAAATGGCAGCCAGAGTAAATCGCCAACAAATGATTAACAACTTCTGGGAACTAGCCAAAGTAGTAGTACCAGGGGCAAAGGTAATTCTTACCTGTCGCACCGAACATTTCCCAGAAGCCAAACAAGGCAGAGCTTTGCTAAGTGCAGAACTGCAAGCATCTACAATCAACTTGCCTTTAGAAACACCGCGCTTTGAAGTACTGGAATTAGAAAAATTTGATGACGAGCAAATTCGGCAGGTACTAGCGTTTCGTACTGAACCAGAGACTGTAAAAAGAGTAATGAATAATTCGACACTGCGGGATTTAGCACGTCGTCCCGTAATGACAGAACTTATTATAGAAGCCTTGCCAGAAATTGAGGCGGGTAAGCCAGTTGATATATCACGGGTATATTTATATGCTGTGCGGCACAAGATGGAGAGGGATATCAAAGCCGAACGCACTTTTACTTCATTGGCAGACAAACTCTACTTTCTATGTGAACTGTCGTGGGAAATGCTTTCTACAGACAAGATGAGCATGAACTACAAAGAATTTCCAGACCGCATTCGGAGTTTATTTGGTTTTGTAGTTCAGGAAGAAAAGAATTTGGACTACTGGCATTATGACATGATGGGGCAGACAATGCTGATTCGTAATGCCGAAGGTGACTACAGCCCAGCCCATCGTTCATTGCTGGAGTTTTTTGCTGCATACAAGCTAGTTGCAGAGTTAGGTGTTTTAGCTTCTGACTTTACAGAAATAGCTCAAACACAGTCCTGTTTGGACAATACTCTTCTAGCACGGGATTACACTTGGTCGGAATATTTTCACCGACTATGCAAAGAAGATGGGCAACCTCTTGCAATAGCACCACTAAAGTCATTTACCAACGCATCTTTAGAGAGATTATATAATTATTTGGGTAAGGCTCCCTTGGCAAAGGCTACGCTAGATTTAGCCATGCCTATGTTAGATAAGCAATTATTTCAACAACAGTTACTGTCACTAATTCACTTAACTCGTGGTAAAACCCAGGCTAAGGTAGGCTGTACAGGTGGAAATTTAGCGAAATTGCTATTGGAGGCAAATCCTTACGGGCTAGAGAAATGCGACCTTTGCGATACTGTCATTACAGACGTAAACTTTGCTAATGCCAGCTTGCGGTGGATAAATTTGATGGGAGCGGATCTCACCAACTCTTTATTTTCTCCAGTGCTAGGAACTGTCTGGTCGATAGCTTTTAGCCCAGATGGCAAAAAACTGGTGATTGGAGATGGAAAGGGTACTGTACAAGTTTGGGAAACATCATCTGGAAAGCTTTTACTGTTCCTCCAAGGGCATGAGTTTAGTGTCATGTCAGTGGCATTTTCCCCAGATGGTCAGTTCATTATCAGTGGCAGTCTTGACCAGACTTTAAGGCTTTGGGATTTAAATGGTAATTTAATCGGTCAACCTTTTATCGGACATGATGATTTGGTTATATCAGTAACATTTTCTTCCGATGGTCAATTCATCGCTAGTAGCAGTCAGGACAAAACCATACGATTATGGAATTTAAATGGTAGTTTAATCAGTCAACCTTTTATCGGACACGAAGATGCAGTCAATTCAGTAGCATTTTCTCCCGACAGCCAATACATCATCAGTGGCAGTGATGACAAAACATTACGATTGTGGGATTTAAACGGTAATTTGATTGGTCAACCCTTTATCGGCCATGAAAATGCAATTTATTCCGTGAAGTTCTCCCCCAACGGTCAGTGCATAATCAGTGGTAGCGGAGATGGAACATTACGGTTGTGGGATATTAATGGTCAGTCCATTGGTCAACCCTTTATCGGCCATGAAAAGGGAGTCTATTCAGTAGCGTTTTCCCCCAACGGTAAACTTATTGCTAGTGTCAGCAATGATAAGACAGCGCGATTGTGGGATTTGAATGGTAATCCTGTTGGACAACCTTTCATTGGGCATGAAGAGATACTTAGAACAGTGACATTTTCTCCAGATGGTCAGAATATTGTTACTGGTGGTTGGGACAATACAGTGCGATTATGGGATTTAGATGGTAATTCCCTTGGTCAATCCTTTGTTGGTTATGATTTGATTGTCTGGGAAGTTGGATTTTCGCCTAATGGTCAGCGCATTGTTGCCGGAAGTAAAGATAAAACTGTGCGTCTGTGGGATTTGAATGGTAATCCTGTTGGACAACCCTTCATTGGGCATGAAAATGTGGTTAGGTCTGTGGTCTTTTCTCCTAACGGTCAGCTAATTGTTAGTGGTAGTGATGACAAAACACTGCGGCTTTGGGATTTAAATGGTACTCTCATTGGTCAACCCTTTGTCGGACATGAAGATGTAGTAAGGTCTGTAGCTTTTTCTCCTAACGGTCAACTAATTGTTAGTGGCAGTTGGGATAAAACAGTCCGGCTTTGGGATTTAAATGGTACTCTCATTGGTCAACCCTTTGTCGGACATAATTCTGCAATTTTATCAGTGGCATTTTCCCCGGATGGCCAGCGAATTGTTACTAGTAGTGCAGATACGACCATACGGCTATGGGATGTGAATGGTAGTCCAATTGCTCAACCTTTCATGGGTCATCGCAGAGAAGTTTATTCAGTAGCATTTTCTCCCTGCGGACGACAAATTGTTAGTGGAAGTTGGGACAAAACAGTAAGGTTATGGGATGTAAATGGTAATCCGATTGGTCAACCTTTTATAGGTCATGATAGAGAAGTTTATTCAGTAGCATTTTCTCCCTGCGGACGACAAATTGTTAGTGGAAGTTGGGACAAAACAGTAAGGTTATGGGATGTAAATGGTAATCCGATTGGTCAACCCTTTATAGGACATCAAGAAAGAGTAATATCGGTAGGGTTTTCCCCAGACGGTCAACACATTGTCAGTAGCAGCAATGATGAAACCATCCGTATTTGGGAGGTAAAAACTGGCAAATGTTTACAGGTAATCAATTACAAATTGTGTGCAGGGTTGAATATCACAGGTGTAACAGGGCTAACTTCTGCACAGCGTGTAGCATTAAAACTGATGGGCGCAATTGATAATTCATAA